From Spartinivicinus ruber, the proteins below share one genomic window:
- the queC gene encoding 7-cyano-7-deazaguanine synthase QueC codes for MEQSKRTVATEKEQVSKSEQSKKAVILLSGGLDSTTVLAMAKAQGYTCYAMSFDYGQRHRAELVAAKRVADALGAKEHRVMTLNFGELGGSALTDESIDVPEELSEGIPVTYVPARNTVFLSLALGWAEIVGAYDIFIGVNAIDYSGYPDCRPEFIEAFERLANLATKVGVEGQSFKIQTPLKDMSKADIIRCGTELGIDYRMTVSCYQANTQGQACGVCDSCRLREKGFVDAGLVDATVYLGSD; via the coding sequence ATGGAACAGTCAAAACGCACAGTAGCAACAGAAAAAGAACAAGTTTCAAAGTCAGAGCAGTCAAAAAAAGCAGTTATACTGTTGTCTGGTGGCTTGGATTCGACGACAGTACTGGCGATGGCAAAAGCCCAGGGATATACCTGTTATGCCATGAGCTTTGACTATGGTCAGCGCCATCGTGCTGAGCTGGTAGCAGCAAAGCGAGTAGCTGATGCTCTGGGTGCTAAAGAACACCGAGTAATGACGTTAAATTTTGGTGAACTTGGTGGCTCCGCATTGACAGATGAGTCAATCGATGTACCTGAAGAGCTATCTGAAGGTATTCCTGTTACCTATGTACCTGCACGAAATACAGTATTTTTGTCCCTTGCATTAGGATGGGCAGAAATTGTGGGTGCGTATGACATATTTATTGGTGTGAATGCCATTGACTATTCGGGCTACCCTGATTGTCGCCCTGAGTTTATTGAAGCCTTTGAAAGGCTTGCCAATCTAGCCACTAAAGTGGGTGTTGAAGGGCAGTCATTTAAGATTCAAACGCCACTGAAAGATATGAGTAAGGCTGATATTATCCGTTGTGGCACTGAGCTAGGCATTGATTACCGCATGACAGTTTCCTGTTATCAGGCTAATACACAAGGCCAAGCATGTGGTGTTTGTGATAGTTGTCGACTGCGTGAGAAAGGCTTTGTCGATGCTGGTTTAGTAGATGCTACTGTTTACCTTGGTAGTGATTAA
- the nadA gene encoding quinolinate synthase NadA, with product MTVINSRELVQQHLASETTMPEISGAEKSHYINKIKKLLQQQDAVLVAHYYTDEVIQALAEETGGCVADSLEMARFGNHHPASTLVVAGVRFMGETAKILTPEKRVIMPTLEATCSLDIGCPIDEFSAFCDQHSDRKVVVYANTSAAVKARADWVVTSSIALEIVEHLIDEGEKLIWAPDKHLGGYIQKQTGADMVLWDSACIVHEEFKAKGILDLKQIYPDAAILVHPESPASVVEMADVVGSTSQLIKASQTLPNPTFIVATDRGIFYKMRQLTPNKSFIEAPTAGASATCRSCAHCPWMAMNQLENLATSLEQGTNIIEIDADLAEKAMVPLRRMLDFAADLKLKVKGNA from the coding sequence ATGACTGTGATAAATAGCCGTGAATTAGTGCAGCAACACTTAGCCAGCGAAACAACTATGCCAGAGATAAGTGGTGCTGAGAAAAGCCACTATATAAACAAAATTAAGAAACTGCTCCAACAACAGGATGCAGTACTGGTCGCTCATTATTACACCGATGAAGTGATTCAAGCCTTGGCTGAAGAAACCGGTGGCTGTGTTGCAGACTCACTTGAAATGGCTCGATTTGGCAATCATCACCCTGCATCAACTTTAGTTGTTGCAGGGGTTCGTTTTATGGGGGAAACGGCGAAGATTTTGACGCCAGAAAAGCGTGTCATTATGCCGACCTTAGAGGCAACCTGTTCCTTGGATATTGGTTGCCCCATTGATGAGTTTTCTGCATTCTGTGATCAACACTCTGACCGAAAAGTGGTGGTTTATGCCAATACCTCTGCAGCAGTTAAAGCTCGGGCCGACTGGGTAGTTACTTCAAGTATCGCGCTGGAAATTGTTGAGCACTTAATTGATGAAGGCGAAAAGCTGATTTGGGCGCCTGATAAGCACCTTGGTGGTTATATTCAAAAGCAGACGGGGGCGGATATGGTGCTATGGGACAGTGCCTGTATCGTTCATGAAGAATTTAAAGCCAAAGGCATTTTGGATCTAAAACAGATTTATCCAGATGCTGCTATTCTGGTGCACCCAGAGTCTCCTGCTAGTGTGGTGGAAATGGCTGATGTAGTAGGCTCAACCAGTCAGCTAATCAAAGCCTCTCAAACCCTGCCAAACCCTACATTTATTGTGGCAACTGACCGAGGTATTTTTTATAAAATGCGCCAGTTGACACCTAATAAGTCTTTTATTGAAGCGCCGACTGCGGGAGCTAGTGCTACCTGTCGTAGTTGTGCGCATTGTCCTTGGATGGCGATGAATCAGCTGGAAAACCTGGCAACATCCCTTGAACAAGGCACTAATATAATCGAGATAGATGCGGACTTAGCTGAAAAAGCAATGGTACCGCTGAGACGGATGCTGGATTTTGCTGCTGACTTGAAGCTAAAGGTCAAAGGAAACGCATAA
- a CDS encoding M48 family metalloprotease, producing MSANAEYCDRKGFNHLAMQKYLPNHDGTASLIRQTHGQHSRLITRVPYIFRFPINLKKIAMSTRRLPILACCFAFLLNYFPASYANDGLPSLGDSTSSVVSPEKEHQLGRAWLQNLRSQVKTISDPELKAYVESLIYRLVETSQVQDRRLEIVVVDSPELNAFAVPGGIIGINAGLFLYAETEQQFASVLAHELAHLSQRHFARSIENAKRQRVPMLAATLASVVLLAAGGGDAGLAAIASTHAAALQNRLSYSRQHEQEADRIGIQNLVKAGMDPRSMAAMFEQMNRAQRFAGRKPPEFLLTHPVTENRIADTKSRAEQYPKRSSKDSSSYYLMRAKVELHYAQTPQLAAKRFKAKIKSGASSLAFAYQYGLALAYNKAGDTKSASAALAPLLKQQPDNPHYILLKSNIDITNQQYKHAEQQLASALRYHINDFALSYTQAEAFMGSKQYQSAEKVLRKLAKQRPTDPDIWYLLAETQGLAKNIAGLHQSRAEYFFLNGAVDKAIEHLEYALKLSQKSFATTAKLKQRIKDMKDYKNLSFKL from the coding sequence ATGAGCGCTAACGCTGAATATTGTGATAGGAAAGGCTTTAATCACTTAGCGATGCAAAAATATTTGCCAAACCATGATGGCACAGCGAGCTTAATTCGCCAAACTCACGGTCAACATTCACGACTAATAACAAGGGTACCTTACATTTTTCGGTTTCCTATTAATCTAAAGAAAATAGCTATGTCTACACGCAGACTCCCTATTCTTGCTTGTTGTTTCGCATTTTTGCTTAATTACTTCCCAGCCAGTTATGCCAATGATGGCTTACCCAGCTTGGGAGACTCCACTTCCAGTGTGGTGTCTCCAGAAAAAGAACATCAGCTTGGTCGAGCCTGGCTGCAAAACTTACGTAGCCAAGTTAAAACCATTAGCGACCCAGAACTGAAGGCCTATGTAGAAAGCTTAATTTACCGCCTTGTAGAAACCAGCCAAGTACAAGACCGCCGCCTGGAGATCGTAGTTGTTGATAGCCCTGAGCTCAATGCCTTTGCCGTACCTGGAGGAATAATTGGAATCAATGCAGGGTTATTCCTCTATGCAGAAACAGAGCAGCAATTTGCTTCAGTACTGGCACATGAACTTGCTCACTTAAGCCAACGTCACTTTGCCCGCAGCATTGAAAATGCTAAACGGCAACGAGTCCCTATGTTGGCTGCAACCTTAGCCAGTGTTGTACTGTTAGCCGCTGGTGGTGGAGATGCCGGTTTAGCGGCAATTGCTTCTACCCATGCAGCAGCCTTACAAAACCGCTTAAGCTATAGCCGCCAGCATGAGCAAGAAGCAGACCGTATTGGCATTCAAAATCTGGTTAAAGCAGGCATGGACCCTCGCTCAATGGCCGCGATGTTTGAACAAATGAACCGCGCACAACGATTTGCTGGACGCAAGCCACCAGAATTTTTGCTGACTCACCCCGTGACCGAAAACCGAATTGCTGATACCAAAAGCCGAGCAGAGCAATACCCCAAAAGGTCTTCAAAAGATAGCTCTAGCTATTATCTAATGCGGGCTAAAGTCGAGCTACATTATGCCCAGACACCACAACTCGCAGCCAAGCGTTTCAAAGCCAAAATAAAAAGTGGCGCTTCCAGTTTAGCTTTTGCTTATCAGTATGGATTAGCTTTGGCTTACAACAAAGCAGGAGACACTAAAAGTGCATCTGCCGCATTAGCCCCATTATTAAAGCAGCAGCCCGACAACCCTCATTACATTCTGTTGAAAAGCAACATTGACATTACCAACCAACAATATAAACATGCTGAGCAGCAACTCGCCTCTGCGCTACGCTATCATATCAATGATTTTGCACTCAGTTACACTCAAGCAGAAGCATTCATGGGCAGTAAGCAATACCAGTCTGCGGAAAAAGTTTTAAGGAAATTAGCCAAGCAGCGCCCTACTGACCCAGATATTTGGTACCTATTAGCAGAAACCCAAGGGTTGGCCAAAAACATTGCTGGCTTGCACCAGTCACGAGCAGAGTACTTCTTTTTAAATGGTGCGGTTGATAAGGCCATTGAGCATTTAGAATATGCTTTAAAGCTCAGTCAGAAGAGCTTTGCCACCACAGCAAAGCTCAAGCAGCGGATTAAAGATATGAAGGACTATAAAAATTTAAGTTTTAAGCTCTAA
- a CDS encoding sulfurtransferase TusA family protein, translating to MVTIDRELNATGLRCPLPLLKAKQLLASMESGQVLCVKATDQGSVADFKAYCELSGHKLLSSSQEAEVYIHILQKA from the coding sequence ATGGTAACTATTGATCGTGAACTCAATGCTACTGGTTTGCGTTGCCCATTGCCACTACTTAAAGCTAAGCAGTTATTGGCTAGCATGGAAAGTGGACAAGTGTTGTGTGTCAAAGCAACAGACCAAGGTTCAGTGGCTGATTTCAAAGCTTATTGTGAGCTAAGCGGTCACAAGTTGTTGTCTTCTTCTCAGGAAGCTGAAGTTTATATTCATATTCTACAAAAAGCCTAG
- a CDS encoding AI-2E family transporter: protein MLKVFKGWLARYFSDEEAILLTLLLVIGFAIILTMGSILAPVLASVVLAFLLQGLVAFLERKSIKHIWSVNIVFLIFLTLFIVILFVLLPLVWDQVTNLVNELPRMLQKGRKLLLLLPQQYPDFISPEQVNLWISEASQQLGELGQKVLSFSLTLLPNFVGLLIYLILVPILVFFFLKDRELLLNWFTSLLPSNRPLMKQVSDEMNDQIANYVRGKVIEIFIVGAVTYVVFAFLGVNYAALLGLLVGLSVIVPYIGAAVVTIPVALIGFFQWGWGNDFIILMVAYGIIQALDGNVLVPLLFSEAVNLHPVAIIVAVLMFGGLWGFWGVFFAIPLATLLKALMSAWPRHQDQNNGDIQTDSETDTV from the coding sequence ATGCTAAAAGTCTTTAAAGGTTGGTTAGCGCGTTACTTTTCTGACGAAGAAGCCATCCTGCTAACTCTGCTGCTCGTGATTGGCTTTGCAATTATTTTAACCATGGGGAGCATCCTGGCCCCTGTACTAGCAAGTGTTGTGTTGGCATTTTTATTACAAGGTTTGGTCGCTTTTCTTGAGCGCAAGTCTATAAAGCATATCTGGTCGGTTAATATTGTTTTCTTAATATTTCTTACCCTTTTCATTGTTATTTTATTTGTATTGCTACCGTTGGTATGGGATCAAGTAACTAACTTGGTGAATGAGCTGCCAAGAATGTTGCAAAAGGGGCGCAAGCTGTTGCTTCTCTTGCCGCAGCAATACCCTGACTTTATTTCCCCTGAACAAGTGAACCTGTGGATTAGTGAGGCTAGTCAGCAGCTTGGGGAGTTGGGGCAAAAAGTATTGTCATTCTCTTTAACTCTACTCCCTAACTTTGTTGGTTTACTGATTTACCTTATTTTAGTGCCTATTTTAGTTTTCTTTTTCTTAAAGGATCGAGAGTTACTGCTTAACTGGTTTACTTCTCTGCTACCCAGTAATCGTCCACTAATGAAGCAAGTGTCAGATGAAATGAATGACCAAATTGCTAACTATGTACGTGGCAAAGTCATTGAAATTTTTATTGTAGGGGCAGTGACATATGTTGTATTTGCTTTTTTAGGGGTGAACTACGCTGCATTATTAGGCTTATTGGTTGGGCTTTCAGTGATTGTTCCTTATATCGGGGCAGCGGTGGTGACTATTCCTGTAGCACTCATAGGTTTTTTTCAATGGGGGTGGGGGAATGATTTTATTATCTTAATGGTGGCTTATGGCATTATTCAGGCGTTGGATGGTAATGTGCTGGTTCCACTACTGTTTTCTGAAGCAGTTAACTTACACCCGGTGGCTATTATTGTCGCAGTCTTAATGTTTGGTGGTTTATGGGGCTTTTGGGGAGTGTTTTTTGCCATTCCCCTCGCGACATTGTTGAAGGCGCTTATGTCTGCATGGCCCCGCCATCAGGATCAAAATAATGGCGATATCCAGACTGATAGTGAAACAGATACGGTCTGA
- a CDS encoding peroxiredoxin — MTVALGQPVSDFRANATSNKDVLLSALQGYNLVLYFYPKDSTPGCTTEGQDFRDYYEEFKAAKTVIFGVSRDSLKSHENFKANQNFPFELISDTDEELCKLFDVIKLKNMYGKQVLGIERSTFLIDKKGYLHKEWRKVSVAGHVQEVLNAANALNQIQD; from the coding sequence ATGACAGTTGCTTTAGGACAACCTGTTTCAGATTTTAGGGCCAACGCCACTAGCAATAAAGATGTGCTGCTCTCTGCCCTGCAAGGTTACAATCTTGTACTGTACTTTTACCCCAAGGACAGCACACCTGGCTGTACCACCGAAGGACAAGATTTTCGTGATTATTATGAAGAGTTTAAAGCAGCCAAAACCGTCATTTTTGGTGTTTCCAGAGATAGCTTGAAATCTCATGAAAACTTTAAGGCCAATCAAAACTTTCCCTTCGAGCTCATTTCTGATACTGATGAAGAACTATGTAAACTCTTTGATGTTATCAAGCTCAAAAATATGTATGGGAAACAAGTGTTAGGTATTGAGCGCAGCACTTTTTTAATTGATAAAAAAGGGTATTTACACAAAGAATGGCGCAAAGTGTCAGTTGCAGGCCATGTCCAAGAAGTACTCAATGCGGCGAATGCACTAAATCAAATACAAGACTAG